GGCTGTCCGCAAACAGTTCCGGCTTGATCGTGACGTTAACGCAGATGGGATACGTCGTCGGCTTGTTATTTATCGTACCGATGGGAGATATCGTTGAGAATCGAAGGCTGATTGTCGTTTCTTTGTTTCTCACAGCAGTTGCCCTTGCATTCACTGCATTATCGAAACAAGCTGTTCCATTCTTAGCCGCTTCGTTTGTCATCGGTTTAGGGTCGGTCGCTGCGCAGGTGCTCGTCCCTTTTGCGTCATACCTTGCATCCGAATCTTCCCGCGGTCGCGTTGTCGGCAATGTCATGAGCGGCTTATTGCTTGGAATCATGCTCTCGCGCCCCTTGTCGAGCCTGGTAGCCGACTTCTTTGATTGGCATGCCGTATTCGCTTTGTCTGCCACAGCTGTCTTTCTCTTGGCAATCGTACTGTCGAAGGTGTTGCCTGCAAGAAGGCCTTCTTCAGACACATCCTATACAGCTCTACTCGGTTCAATGTGGCACTTGCTGCGAACAACTCCGCTCTTACGTCGTCGGGCTGCATATCATGCATGTGTGTTTGCGACGTTCAGCTTATTTTGGACAACAGCTCCGTTACTATTATCCAGCCCGACCTTTCATTTCTCCCAGAAAGCCATTGCGTTGTTCGCGCTTGCCGGAGTCGCGGGTGCAATAGCTGCGCCTATGGCTGGACGATTGGCCGACCGCGGCTGGACTAAACCCGCTACGGGGATTGCACTCGCTACTGTCGTCATTTCGATGTTGCTGCCGCTTATGATCCGTACGGGTTCATCCATTGGAGTAGCCGTTCTCGTCGTTTCAGCCATATTGTTGGATGCCGGTGTATCCGCAAATCTTGTGCTTGGACAACGCGCGCTCTTCTCGCTGAGTCCCGAAATTCGAAGTCGTCTGAATGGGCTTTTTATGGCTATTTTCTTTTTTGGCGGTGCCATCGGATCCGCAATTGGGGGGTGGATATACGCCACGGGGGGCTGGAGTGCCGCGTTATGGATGGGAATAGCTTTCCCGGTCGTAGCTCTGCTTTATTTTGCCACAGAGATACAAAAAATCAGCACAAATGGATAATTATTGAAAGTAAAAGTGAAAAGGAGTCTACTAAGAAGATATAGCCCTAAAATAGACATAAAGACATCTCCAGCATCCATTTCTCTTTCATGAAGGCTGTGGTAAATTATGGAGTATCGCCCCTACATTAGAGAACGGATTAGGAGAGGAATACTTCTTGGCAAATGACTCACCAAGCAACCAAATGAAAAAGAGCCATATTATATTGTTAATAGGCTTATTATTAGTTATTCTATCCGGCCTGCGCATGTTGTGGGTGGAAGTGTTTCCTGATCAACGGCAGGTATCCATTACGAATGGGCATCTCGATCTGCGCGATTGGGATGCAGAAAACGGCGGCATTCTCTTACTTGACGGGGAATGGGGGTTTTATCCCTCACAATGGCTGCTGGATGGCAGCGGACAGGATGTACCGGGCGAGCTGGAGCACAGGCTGATTTCGGTTCCGGGGGGATGGAATGAAGCCTGGCATGGTGAAGAGACGACTCCATATGGATTCGCGTCCTATCGCCTGCGTATTTTGGTGGATCCGGAAAAGAACCTTAATTATAGTATTCGTGTACCCAGCGTACGCACTGCATCAGAATTATATGTAAACGGTCGATTGCTTACTAAATCCGGACAGGTGGCGACAACAAAGGATGAATATATTTCGAAGGACCTACCTTATTCTACAACCTTTACAGCAGACGAAAACGGTGTAATCGAACTCGTCATTCAGGCGGCAAATTATGTGGATAGTCGAAGCGGGGGTATTGTCCGATCCATTAAATTTGGTTCAGAAGAAGCCATTGCCAAAGAGATGAAAGCTTCCGTTTCTATGCAGTTTTTGGCAGCGATTATATTTATTATGCATGCTGTCTATGCACTTATTTTGTATTTACTAGGAAATAAGGAAAAGAAGCTGCTTTATTTCAGTTTGCTTGCATTATGTGTAACGATCACGAGTGTCTTTAGTACGGATGAGAAGTTGTTCCATCAATTATTTTACATTGGAATAAATTGGGATTTTAGGCTGGCTAATATTGCTTTCGTTATTGCAGCCTATGCTTTGCTCCAGTGTACGAATCATCGCGAGCTTCCATATTGGCGTAGGATGTACCCTGTCTATAAAGTAATGAATCTAGGGACTGCCGGCATCACTTTGTTCTTAGATCCATCTCAAGTGATTATGCTCTTTCCGGTTTATTATCTATTAGTTGGTATTGCTGCAGTTATCACGTTGATTACAATGTTTAAAAAAGTAATCAAAGGTTTAAAGAGCAATCTTTTACTGCTTTTCTCTTTTCTTGCGTTGATGAACCATTCTCTTTGGTCGTTAATCTTGCTGGATAGCGGTTTGAGTCTTGTCTACTATCCGTTCGATATGATTATTGCGATGGGTTGTTTAGCCTCTGAATGGTTTAAGGGCTACTTTATCATGCATGCGAACACCAAAGAGCTTGCTGCAACCTTGCAAAGAATGAATGACCATAAGGATCAATTTCTGGCAAACACATCGCATGAATTTAAAAATCCGGTGCATAGCATGCTTAACATGTCACAATCCGTTTTAAAAAGGGAACAGCATTTATTGCAGGAACGGAGCATCAAGGAGCTTGAAACGGTATTATCCGTAGGACGTCGGTTGACATTGATATTGAACGATTTGATTGATGTGATGAGTTTACGGGAAGGCAATCCGCGTCTACAGAAAAAAGTCATATTGATTCAGCCCATCGTGACCGGAGTGCTTGATATGCTGCAATTTAACGCAGAAGTGAAGTCTGTAGAAATTGTAAATCAAATTCCTGAAGATTTTCCTTCAGTAAATGCGGATGAAAATCGGGTTATTCAAATCGTTTTCAATTTACTTCATAATGCTGTGAAATATACGAACGAAGGGATAATTTCGATTCAAGCTTTTGCAAAGGACGGAAGAGCTTATATTGTTATTACTGATTCCGGGATCGGAATGGATGGGGACATGCTTAAGCGCCTATTCCGTCCGTACGAGCAAGCCAGCTCGAGTGAGACAATGATTGAAGGTGGCTTTGGGTTAGGTTTAAGTATAAGCAAGCAACTGGTTGAGCTTCATGGAGGTACGTTAGATGTGTCCTCTGTCTTAGGAGAAGGCTCAAAATTTACATTTTCGTTAAAGCTAGCAGGTTTGAAAGCGGGGGAAGAGGAGGAAGGAGAGGAAGATGTTTCTAACTTATTCGAACAGTTAGTAATACAATCTATGCCGATTCAGGAAAAGGTCTCGATAAATTCGGAAAAGGTGGATATCCCTCCGGCTACGAAACCAACAACTTTATTAGAAGTGAATCGTGACCGTCCGCTTATATTAATAGTTGATGATGATCCTATTAACCTTCAAGTGCTTGAAGCAATACTACCACCAGATGAATATAATGTAACGATGGTAACGAGCGGTAAAGAAGCGTTGGCTATACTGGATACAAAGGAATGGGATCTAGTCATCTCTGATATTATGATGCCGCAGATGTCTGGTTACGAGCTGACACGAATGATTCGTGAGCGGTTTACACTCACGGAGCTCCCTGTTTTGCTCCTTACCGCAAGAAGCCAACCGAAAGATATTCAAAGTGGATTTTTAGCGGGAGCAAACGATTATGTGACTAAGCCAGTGGAAGCAATAGAAATAAAATCGCGTATAGAGTCACTAATTACGATTAAACAATTCGTTCGGGAACAATTGCGATTAGAAGCTGCATGGCTTCAAGCGCAAATCCAGCCTCATTTTTTATTTAATGCATTAAATGCTGTAACAGCTTTAAGTGACATTAATTTGGATAAGATGCGTAATTTGCTTGATGAGTTCAGCAATTTTTTAAGGAATAAATTTAAATTTCAAAATATGGATGGACTTGTTCCAATCGAAGAGGAGCTAAGTCTAGTGCGCTCTTATCTATATATTGAGAAGGTTCGGTTTGAAGAAAGGCTGCAGGTTATTTGGGAGATAGATGACTGCGAGGAATTAAAAATCCCATTTCTTACGATCCAGCCTCTAGTTGAAAATGCGATAAGACATGGTGTTATGAGGCGCATTCGCGGAGGCAAGATTTTTATTCGGATTTCTGTCTATGAAACGCATGCAGAGATAACAGTTGAAGACGATGGGATCGGAATGGATGAGGCTCAATTGCAACGAATATTAGAAAGAAAAGCAGATGGTAAGTCAGGAGTCGGATTGATAAATACGGATCAGCGATTAAAACGGCACTTTGGAACAGGACTTCATATCAAAAGTACGTTAGGTACAGGGACAAGGGTAACTTTTCATGTACACTTCTAAACGAAATAAATTTAATTTTACTCTAAACGATTTAAGCCGAAGCATTCAAGCTGCGGCTTTTTTCGTTACCGAAGTTCCTGCATCGGTGAACCGTATCATAACAACGGCGAAAATAATGTTATGAGAAGGCCAGGAAAAAGTGTTAGCTCCGTTCGTTGTATTCTTGCAGCAACCATTAAATAACCTTCTGGTGTTCTGTATTAATTTCATTGTAAGAGGAGGGCTATGACGGTTCATTGACTTAAATCAAGAGAAATCTCGATATGAACGCCGCAGCGGACAGTCCGTCAGTAACAAATGAATACGATGAGTTGCTAAAGAAGTATTTGGAAAATTATTCTTGACGACGTGTAACCTTAAGGTTATATTATGAGTAGTTAAGGTTACATTAAAGGGGGAGAATATGTTGGTAGCAGGAATCTCAAAGCTTGAATCGAAACGCAGGAGGTTTTTGGTTGGACTCACCATTGGCTTTATTATCTGGCAAGTTCCGTATTTGGCTTCATATTTCACTTCCGGTAAGAACCATATATCGCTATCTGGAGGATGGAGTACCTGGGTTTCCGTCGCAGGAAGCATTATATGGGCGTATTCTTTGATCAGGATGCAGCTTGGATCATGGCTCCTACGCAAAAATCGGGAGATGGCTAAAGCTTTGAACGACGAATATATACAATTGATCTGGACTCGAAGCTTTGCGGCTGGATTTTGGGTGCTTATGGCGGCGATCGCCGTATTGTTCACCTTCAGCCTTTGGATAGATATTTCGACAGGTTTCGTTCTGCATGCCGCTTTGTTTACGGGGATTGTTTCTTCTTTGCTAGCCTATTTGAGTTTTGAAAAAGAATAATGCCAAGGGTGAAATACCATGAATGATGAAGTATTGGAAAATACAATGAAAATGAACCGGGCCAGGCTTCAATTGACCCAGGAGCAGCTCGCCGAACAGGTTGGCGTTACGCGAAAAACGATTAATACGATTGAAAACGGCAGGTTTATCCCCAGTACGATATTAGCGATTAAGTTAGCCAAGGTGTTTGGAATAACGGTGGAGGAGCTGTTTATTCTCCGCGAGGACTAGAGTTTTAGGGCCATTTGGTACAAAGGAGCCGTACTTGACCTTCGAGGTTCAAGTACGGCTCTTTTCCGATGCTTTGGGATGGGGATTTCCTCAGCAGCTTGCAAGACCTTCCGGATCTGGTTATGTTCAATCGGTTGATATATGAAGCCACGAGGCGTGAAATTTCATAGCTTTGTTCAAATTACAATTGTAATAGTTATTCAAATAGGTTATATTTACATTTGTAATAGTTTATCGCCAAATCCAAGTTGGGAAGGGAGGGAGAACGATGGAAAAAATGCCTAAGATTTCGGAATCTGAGTGGGAAATCATGAAGGTCATTTGGCAGGAAAACCCGCTGACAGCCGAGCAAATCGTGCAGCATTTGCCGGAGGGCATGGACTGGAGTGATCAGACGGTCAGAACCTTTATCAACCGGCTGATGAAGAAAAAAGCGCTGGGCTACCAAA
Above is a window of Paenibacillus uliginis N3/975 DNA encoding:
- a CDS encoding MFS transporter; the encoded protein is MSDLKKQTIEKNIPAWLTILLAAACGIIVANLYYAQPLVGVISSSIGLSANSSGLIVTLTQMGYVVGLLFIVPMGDIVENRRLIVVSLFLTAVALAFTALSKQAVPFLAASFVIGLGSVAAQVLVPFASYLASESSRGRVVGNVMSGLLLGIMLSRPLSSLVADFFDWHAVFALSATAVFLLAIVLSKVLPARRPSSDTSYTALLGSMWHLLRTTPLLRRRAAYHACVFATFSLFWTTAPLLLSSPTFHFSQKAIALFALAGVAGAIAAPMAGRLADRGWTKPATGIALATVVISMLLPLMIRTGSSIGVAVLVVSAILLDAGVSANLVLGQRALFSLSPEIRSRLNGLFMAIFFFGGAIGSAIGGWIYATGGWSAALWMGIAFPVVALLYFATEIQKISTNG
- a CDS encoding ATP-binding protein; this encodes MKKSHIILLIGLLLVILSGLRMLWVEVFPDQRQVSITNGHLDLRDWDAENGGILLLDGEWGFYPSQWLLDGSGQDVPGELEHRLISVPGGWNEAWHGEETTPYGFASYRLRILVDPEKNLNYSIRVPSVRTASELYVNGRLLTKSGQVATTKDEYISKDLPYSTTFTADENGVIELVIQAANYVDSRSGGIVRSIKFGSEEAIAKEMKASVSMQFLAAIIFIMHAVYALILYLLGNKEKKLLYFSLLALCVTITSVFSTDEKLFHQLFYIGINWDFRLANIAFVIAAYALLQCTNHRELPYWRRMYPVYKVMNLGTAGITLFLDPSQVIMLFPVYYLLVGIAAVITLITMFKKVIKGLKSNLLLLFSFLALMNHSLWSLILLDSGLSLVYYPFDMIIAMGCLASEWFKGYFIMHANTKELAATLQRMNDHKDQFLANTSHEFKNPVHSMLNMSQSVLKREQHLLQERSIKELETVLSVGRRLTLILNDLIDVMSLREGNPRLQKKVILIQPIVTGVLDMLQFNAEVKSVEIVNQIPEDFPSVNADENRVIQIVFNLLHNAVKYTNEGIISIQAFAKDGRAYIVITDSGIGMDGDMLKRLFRPYEQASSSETMIEGGFGLGLSISKQLVELHGGTLDVSSVLGEGSKFTFSLKLAGLKAGEEEEGEEDVSNLFEQLVIQSMPIQEKVSINSEKVDIPPATKPTTLLEVNRDRPLILIVDDDPINLQVLEAILPPDEYNVTMVTSGKEALAILDTKEWDLVISDIMMPQMSGYELTRMIRERFTLTELPVLLLTARSQPKDIQSGFLAGANDYVTKPVEAIEIKSRIESLITIKQFVREQLRLEAAWLQAQIQPHFLFNALNAVTALSDINLDKMRNLLDEFSNFLRNKFKFQNMDGLVPIEEELSLVRSYLYIEKVRFEERLQVIWEIDDCEELKIPFLTIQPLVENAIRHGVMRRIRGGKIFIRISVYETHAEITVEDDGIGMDEAQLQRILERKADGKSGVGLINTDQRLKRHFGTGLHIKSTLGTGTRVTFHVHF
- a CDS encoding helix-turn-helix transcriptional regulator; the protein is MNDEVLENTMKMNRARLQLTQEQLAEQVGVTRKTINTIENGRFIPSTILAIKLAKVFGITVEELFILRED